One Williamsia phyllosphaerae genomic window, CCGGGAACTGCTGAACCGAAGGTTCGGCTGCGCTCACCTGCGACGACCACGATTCCCACCTGGGCAGGAATCGTGCGAACGAGGTCGGCGAAACCCGTGGTCAACGGATCGAGCCGGGGACTCGGTCGGGTTGGTGGCGACGCGGTGGGAGAAACGCTAACGAACGGGGTCGGCGGGGCGAGGGGCTCATCCCCACCGGGCGTGGGCGTGGTCGAACAGCTCACTAGGAGGATGCAGAACGCCACGGTCCCAGCCGACCGCGACAGGTACTTCTGGAAAGGCATCCGGTCTCCACGTCGGTTCGGCACGGTGAGCTGAACCTAGCTGTTGGACCCGCGCGAACGATGTCGTCCCAATGGCTGACAGGGTCGCCGCACTCCTGCGATACGACCGCTGCGGAAAAATGGGATGACACGGTCACGGAGAGGCCTACGATGAGCCCATGTCCCATGAACCCGACGCAGGAGAGTCCGATCAGCGCAAGGCGTTCCGAGAGGCGTTGGAGCGCAAGAAGAAAGCGAACCATCTGAGCGAGGAGCACCTCGACGCCGGCTCGAAGGCCGCCGGGTCCCGCGGCAACAAGTCCCACCAGCAGCAGTTCCGCCGCAAGAGCGTCTAGCGGTTCTCACGCACGCTGCGTCAGATCCTCCTCGCGGAACTCGGTGTCGGTGACCGGCGCGTTGCGCAGTTCCACCCGCCGGATCTTGCCGCTGATGGTCTTGGGCAGTTCCGCGAACGCGATCCGGCGTACGCGCTTGTAGCCGGCCAGGTGCGTCCGGCTGTGTTCGAAGATCGCGCGGGCGGTCTCCGGTGACGCATCCCAGCCCGGTGCCAGCACGATGTAGGCCTTCGGGACCGACAGGCGCAGCTCGTCGGGGGCCGGGACCACCGCGGCCTCGACCACCGCATCATGTTCCAGTAGAACCGATTCCAACTCGAACGG contains:
- a CDS encoding DUF5302 domain-containing protein — protein: MSHEPDAGESDQRKAFREALERKKKANHLSEEHLDAGSKAAGSRGNKSHQQQFRRKSV